In Silene latifolia isolate original U9 population chromosome X, ASM4854445v1, whole genome shotgun sequence, the following proteins share a genomic window:
- the LOC141619820 gene encoding protein PHR1-LIKE 1-like: protein MEMNMHSSFPMHTAGGNCPTLPISTSSGKRFNELKSPLATLTNPLEDFPGSPDPFAVSSSRETVPCHNVQANPIVSCIGSSHNDIPYVSGFPSDLQFPSFAPCERQPQNSSFISQSSGGISHFQNDPLDIQPTGFINYHKEDDDDNSWSTGQLQDLLDFPESLPLPNGQVGNNTDFMSNENHVKRITWKELAEDDLYVNNLEPNWNEILGDSNVGDQQPKVPQSSSDLIAPQPTLQQQLSLPSREVSATSNSASAGQSNKPRMRWTPELHEAFVDAVNQLGGSEKATPKGVLRLMNVEGLTIYHVKSHLQKYRTARVRPESSEGNPENRSSGIEQISPVDLKTSITITEALRMQMEVQKQLHEQLEIQRKLQLQIEEQGKYLLQMLESQNKAEKEKMKPGQSDGNATTSLDGKSKASDDHLLAGEGTSTSGQAPGEIHNSRKQKITEGSGSLDQQPEDDRSSLSPMKRPRTDDSFQ from the exons ATGGAGATGAACATGCATTCTTCATTTCCAATGCACACTGCTGGTGGGAACTGCCCTACCTTACCTATTTCGACTTCTAGTGGAAAGCGTTTCAATGAACTCAAATCGCCATTGGCCACTTTGACGAATCCCTTAGAAGACTTTCCAGGTTCACCTGATCCATTTGCTGTGTCCTCATCAAGAGAAACGGTCCCGTGCCATAATGTGCAGGCTAACCCTATTGTTTCTTGTATTGGGTCCTCTCACAACGATATTCCTTACGTGTCAGGATTCCCAAGTGATCTACAGTTCCCTTCATTCGCTCCTTGTGAAAGGCAGCCACAGAATTCTTCATTTATAAGTCAGTCATCAGGAGGCATATCACATTTTCAAAATGACCCTTTAGATATTCAACCGACTGGTTTTATCAACTACCATAAGGAAGATGATGACGATAATTCTTGGAGTACTGGCCAACTTCAGGATTTGCTTGATTTTCCTGAAAGCTTACCCTTACCTAATGGTCAAGTGGGTAATAATACAGACTTCATGTCGAATGAAAACCATGTCAAGAGAATTACTTGGAAAGAGCTTGCAGAAGATGACCTGTACGTGAACAATTTGGAGCCTAACTGGAATGAGATTCTTGGTGATTCCAATGTCGGGGACCAGCAACCAAAG GTACCACAGTCGTCCTCTGATTTAATAGCTCCACAGCCAACACTTCAGCAGCAGCTTTCTTTACCCTCTAGAGAAGTTTCTGCGACTTCCAATTCAGCGTCTGCTGGTCAATCAAATAAACCTCGCATGCGCTGGACACCAGAACTTCATGAAGCCTTTGTTGATGCTGTCAATCAGCTTGGTGGTAGTGAAA AAGCTACTCCCAAAGGTGTCTTAAGGCTCATGAATGTTGAAGGCTTGACCATCTACCATGTGAAAAGCCACCTGCAG AAATATAGGACTGCAAGAGTCAGGCCAGAATCATCTGAAG GTAATCCAGAGAATAGAAGTAGTGGTATTGAGCAGATCTCACCGGTAGACTTGAAAAC GAGTATCACGATAACCGAGGCTCTGCGAATGCAAATGGAAGTTCAGAAGCAGTTGCATGAACAGCTAGAG ATACAACGAAAACTGCAGCTACAAATCGAAGAGCAGGGAAAGTACCTCTTACAGATGCTCGAGAGTCAAAACAAAGCCGAGAAGGAAAAGATGAAACCTGGACAATCTGATGGCAACGCTACCACCTCTCTTGACGGTAAGTCAAAGGCCTCCGACGACCATTTACTGGCAGGGGAAGGTACAAGTACCTCAGGCCAAGCGCCCGGAGAAATTCATAACTCAAGAAAGCAGAAAATAACTGAGGGCTCTGGTAGTTTAGATCAGCAACCAGAAGACGACAGGTCTTCCCTTTCCCCCATGAAGCGTCCGAGAACCGATGATTCATTTCAGTAG